TACTTCTAGGAGATCCCTCACGCACTGCCTGTGATGCACGCTCTAGATCCGGCGCCTTCGGCGCCTCCACCAAGGGGGAGCTCGCTCCCCCCTGGACCCCCAAGAGCATCGAATGAACGAGCGGGCGGCTGCTCGTTGAAAACGCGGCGCTGCGTGCCGACCCTTGGCCCACATCGGGAGGCAGCATGTCGCTCACAATGGAATGGAACGGCGCGCGGTTGCGGAAGGAAGCGGCCCTGATACCGCCGCGGGCGGCGCTCGGCGCGAGCATGGTCTACCACGGGCTCTTAAAACTGCGGGAGGGAGCGCCGGAGCAGGTGGGCGGGTGGTTCGAAAACATCGGGTTGAAACCGGGCAAGCCTCTCGCCATCGCCACGGGAGTCGCCGAGATGTTCGCGGGAGTCGCCGCGATCCTCGGCCTGTGGACGCGGCCGGCAGCGCTCGCAGTCCTCGTCACCCAGTCCTTCGCCGTCGGCAGGGTGCACGCGAAGAACGGTTACGACGTCACCAAGGGCGGGTTCGAGTACAACATCGCCCTGATGTGCATCGCGGGCGCCCTCCTCATCGCCGGCCCCGGCCTGTTTTCGGCCCACGAGGGCATCGAGCGACTTGCCGAAGGCCGCGGCCCGAGAAAGTTTCTCCGCAAGGCCCGGCCCTCGCCGCTTCTCCGCTTCATCAAGCTGCTCAAGTAGGCCGGAGTCCCGTGCCGGCTGAACCAACAAGCCCCGCCCTACCCGGCTGAACCGCCCCCGCGATTCACCGACGCGCCGCGACAAGAACTGGCGCCCCGGCCGCCACCGTCCCTGCGAGCATGCCGAGCACCCCCGCGACGCCGGCGATGGTGCACCCCAGCGCTCCAGTCAGCGCGGCGACGGCCACCGCCGCGGCGACAAACCGCCGATCCGGCTCCCGGCGCGCCGCGCTTCTCGCGATCATCACGCCAGCGACCGCTCCGCCCACCACGCACGCAGGCAAACACAGCGACATGCACGCCGGACCGAAGCAGGCGTGACCCAGCGTCGCCATCAGCAGCGGCATCCCGAGCGGAGCAGCGCCGGCAATGAGACCCGGCACGATGCCGCGCCCACCCGGCCCCCCCGCGTA
The sequence above is drawn from the Deltaproteobacteria bacterium genome and encodes:
- a CDS encoding DoxX family protein, which gives rise to MSLTMEWNGARLRKEAALIPPRAALGASMVYHGLLKLREGAPEQVGGWFENIGLKPGKPLAIATGVAEMFAGVAAILGLWTRPAALAVLVTQSFAVGRVHAKNGYDVTKGGFEYNIALMCIAGALLIAGPGLFSAHEGIERLAEGRGPRKFLRKARPSPLLRFIKLLK